The Pseudomonadota bacterium genome segment CGCAAGGTCATCGCCAGGGGCGTTTCGGGCGCCAGATCACCGTTCAGCATCACGTGCGCGCCACCGCGCGCTAGGACCAGGTCCGCGCCGTCGGCCAAGGCGAAACCCTCCGCCCGCGATCGCATGCGCGAGATGCCGTCGACTATCCGGGTCTCGTGGAGTGACGCCTCGATGGGCGCTGCGCCGCCCGCGGTCTCCACGCTCACCGCGAGCAGTTGATCGTCGTGGCCGCTGCGGTTGTGAACACTGAAGTAGGCGGCCCCCATGCTCATGGCAGGCATCGGTCGTAGCAGCGGCGCGCTGACCCACAGGCCGCTATCCCCCAACGCCTCGGCGCCTGGCGGA includes the following:
- a CDS encoding copper chaperone PCu(A)C, which codes for GAVPQVPSQRPNSSFLGALCTCLLILLSAACSPRAGDEPASSALPPGAEALGDSGLWVSAPLLRPMPAMSMGAAYFSVHNRSGHDDQLLAVSVETAGGAAPIEASLHETRIVDGISRMRSRAEGFALADGADLVLARGGAHVMLNGDLAPETPLAMTLRFERAGAFTITVPTADNQ